The following are from one region of the Etheostoma spectabile isolate EspeVRDwgs_2016 chromosome 2, UIUC_Espe_1.0, whole genome shotgun sequence genome:
- the LOC116696873 gene encoding mucin-2 isoform X5 encodes MSADDFQTKYSSVMEGMLKGAIAETTKLFETMVDELKAELSKIKKENEELKTKCSQFENVRNQLTVDTRESEPPPGPSDGSEKRDRAVQCDLAPVRTVLVEQCQPLRHSSLENQEQQCRHEEIEYYSLQDHNYGEPNTQRPFILVKQEVCVKQEHTYDDSPVQSVLVQEKVEPIDNAGSPWASACGAENEGPHIKDVCSIGEIPLRLKDEEDQVALELPSLEMDIEGAQNQSPGLEHSLVISLAAIKDNMEEESQGSQKISETHEEPVPLEKLPSEVAQHQQEIEHLEKEQPSVVPQICQRAKDSTTVNKQSDVSLQRYADVQSTNKQLAQPTPLKKGEAFEELKTGVAVGESSPQPELIVRRKRGRPPKTAGRLNQQVKELCSPPVLLESSSKRSYLSRRCSSAKEKPSESQQLSMGIEEQAVQARSTEVSSVTETRTTVQPRGRCSSVTLQDAMLLVEAMNQSTVENTFSSSQIMAAPPQTQCAPSISTLKTVDEVPAEPQKPPCSHETHEVAGNLPITEVSTTTVDEVPAVSQTPPCPVETHEAAGNLAVTEASTTTQSTIQKLGVAPGTADATLTNKVQAHIKAVILKQKHLIIPSNTTTSSMPSPAAAAHTCMQSYQQHPPHPLITSLAASKPGKAVPRKITAKPKPVSSLMPHKIAKLFPNQLPIVVSTIVGARRRTSLSHSPTAGLPPGTLSLASDPQKTTHPMSSKMLAVVPSQSTATSTDPQSGPLPHSKITIVIPRQMSAVESKKRQSQSTVPTAKQDSAKSSTPVTVSLSQLSPPLSQELSISMDTQNASDKVGTKLDGILNLESPKPVDAGSKTINECTETCSNLNRSVELESTSPFPAQPTAFEKKLTPVVRLTRLPFPLSPKQTVVLSRLLMDGSSKTQSIFERDTTQKKPSSEGKSTQPAEALVLSIDICPIVKETSVPLSANTSEMSEKPNDVQKMASLSSNTTILEESNSTYVQPSTPSKVRNISTRAGSGAADPTFNIDEEIFEDCALPTDPPIDEKQLSPVIRLTSITTKKKPEPQLQMTQAQFLAQLRVSPVTQEPKQASSDPTSSSDKKRFQRKGIVAKLRSHFKLHLQARRTATNPEPNGEMETPTVNDKKLRLEKDSPKNSGDSISICPRRSGLCRAGVGPKRTGREPIYVSSRKFKATRKPTRVSPRRSSTGRNCAGSKTEKSSLRSRRSSSIEKSANSKITKSSLLRPRRSSLIQESASSKMTKSTLVSPRRSSSNKESPSSEKTKSTLVSPRRSSSIKEKASSKKTNSTLVSPRRSISIKDKASSEKTKSTSVSPRRSGSIKEKASSEKTKSTSVSPRRSGSLKEKASSEKTKSTSVSPRRSGSIKDKASCEKAKSSSVSLKRSSSINESSNSKSASPKKTKSTSVSPRRSSSSIESANSKKTVVTPVSPRRSRSVEESPKTTSVIPMRCEIPTTPKLPTKGTNFFCRRKCTLTKDGSSSQQDKREANSSSPSYSMTVDDASTKNKTSDTSSPSVGWPKSATDGFSPGRTGDSTPPKKPRLIQDGPGPQMNLRVANAKKLAKAAKAKTIAKMKNARQSQLQNVAKTNQLAESSVSCETVRKIKVTAVWTPPLMTSVTTTPPEGKEREPGPKDQPIVSPPSVPRFPMPVRAAPFVSPLQPLSVIGRRLLKNQCGECGRVLSSIAALESHVSLHKGHRPFSCTLCGKNFPDSKCLKRHGRVHRNGRIHICQKCGKGFVYSFGLTKHLQMVHTRIKPFICQVCNKGFLTKRDVEAHIRIHTGEKPFHCDLCGRTFTRKVELNVHLRWHNGEKRHWCPYCGKGFLDFNNLKRHKYIHTGERPHACPHCPKHFTQSGHVKKHVKNVHKIQ; translated from the exons ACCTGGCTCCTGTCCGCACGGTGCTGGTGGAGCAATGTCAACCATTGAGGCACTCATCATTGGAAAATCAAGAGCAACAATGCCGTCATGAGGAGATAGAGTACTACAGTTTGCAGGACCATAACTATGGGGAGCCGAATACTCAAAGGCCCTTTATTCTTGTTAAACAAGAAGTGTGTGTTAAACAAGAG CACACTTATGATGATTCTCCTGTGCAGTCTGTCCTGGTCCAGGAGAAAGTTGAGCCCATTGATAATGCAG GTTCACCATGGGCCTCAGCTTGTGGAGCTGAGAATGAAGGGCCTCACATTAAGGACGTCTGTTCAATTGGAGAAATACCCTTACGTCTAAAAGATGAAGAGGACCAAGTGGCCCTCGAACTACCCTCTTTGGAAATGGATATCGAAGGAGCCCAGAACCAATCGCCTGGGTTAGAACATTCACTAGTAATCTCACTCGCTGCAATAAAAGACAATATGGAAGAAGAGTCTCAAGGCAGTCAGAAGATATCAGAAACACATGAAGAACCTGTTCCATTGGAAAAACTCCCATCGGAGGTGGCTCAGCATCAACAAGAGATTGAACACCTGGAAAAAGAGCAACCATCAGTGGTCCCCCAAATTTGTCAAAGAGCGAAAGACAGTACAACAGTTAATAAACAGTCTGATGTTTCTCTGCAACGGTATGCAGACGTGCAATCTACCAACAAACAGTTAGCACAACCTACACCACTCAAAAAAGGAGAAGCATTTGAAGAATTAAAAACTGGTGTGGCAGTTGGTGAGTCAAGTCCACAGCCTGAGTTGATAGTACGACGTAAAAGAGGGCGGCCACCAAAGACAGCTGGACGTCTGAATCAGCAAGTGAAAGAACTCTGTTCTCCACCTGTTTTACTAGAATCGTCAAGTAAAAGAAGTTATTTAAGTAGAAGATGTTCCTCTGCAAAGGAAAAACCATCAGAATCTCAGCAACTCTCCATGGGAATTGAAGAACAGGCAGTTCAGGCACGATCCACTGAGGTTTCATCAGTAACTGAAACACGAACCACTGTTCAGCCCAGAGGACGCTGCAGCTCTGTAACTCTTCAGGATGCAATGCTATTAGTTGAAGCCATGAATCAGTCAACGGTAGAAAATACATTCTCCTCTTCACAAATAATGGCAGCCCCACCACAAACCCAGTGTGCCCCCAGTATTAGTACCTTAAAAACTGTGGATGAGGTGCCAGCTGAGCCACAGAAACCGCCATGTTCTCATGAAACTCATGAAGTAGCAGGCAATCTGCCAATAACTGAGGTGTCCACAACAACAGTGGATGAGGTGCCAGCCGTGTCACAAACACCGCCATGTCCTGTTGAAACTCATGAAGCTGCAGGGAATTTGGCCGTAACAGAGGCGTCCACTACGACGCAATCGACAATACAAAAACTTGGTGTTGCTCCTGGTACTGCAGATGCTACTCTAACCAATAAAGTTCAGGCCCACATCAAGGCTGTCATACTAAAACAAAAGCATTtgatcattccatccaatactACTACATCTTCAATGCCCtcaccagctgctgctgctcataCATGCATGCAGTCATATCAGCAGCACCCTCCCCACCCTCTGATAACATCGCTAGCAGCCAGCAAACCGGGTAAGGCCGTACCTCGTAAAATAACTGCCAAGCCAAAACCAGTATCCTCATTAATGCCTCATAAAATAGCAAAACTGTTTCCAAACCAACTTCCTATTGTTGTGTCAACCATTGTTGGTGCCCGGAGAAGAACTTCACTTTCACACTCTCCAACTGCAGGTCTGCCTCCTGGAACACTTTCCCTAGCTTCTGATCCTCAGAAAACAACACACCCAATGTCCAGTAAAATGCTTGCTGTTGTCCCTTCACAGTCGACCGCCACCTCTACAGACCCACAGTCAGGACCTCTACCACACTCGAAAATAACAATTGTAATTCCGAGACAGATGTCAGCTGTGGAGTCAAAGAAACGCCAGTCACAGAGCACTGTTCCGACAGCCAAGCAGGACTCAGCCAAATCATCTACTCCTGTTACAGTGTCATTGTCGCAGTTGTCACCTCCTTTATCACAGGAGTTGAGCATTTCTATGGACACACAAAACGCTTCAGATAAAGTGGGCACAAAACTGGACGGAATACTCAACTTAGAATCTCCCAAACCAGTTGACGCTGGTTCTAAAACCATAAATGAATGCACAGAAACCTGTTCTAATTTAAACAGGTCAGTAGAGCTAGAGTCAACCTCACCGTTTCCTGCGCAACCCACAGCTTTTGAGAAAAAACTTACTCCCGTGGTCAGATTAACCAGGCTCCCATTTCCATTATCACCCAAACAGACAGTTGTATTGTCAAGACTGCTTATGGATGGGTCTTCTAAAACTCAAAGCATTTTCGAAAGAGATACCACACAAAAGAAACCATCATCTGAGGGCAAATCAACACAGCCAGCAGAGGCACTTGTGTTATCCATTGATATTTGTCCCATTGTAAAAGAAACGTCCGTTCCTCTGTCTGCAAACACCTCTGAGATGTCAGAGAAGCCAAATGATGTACAAAAGATGGCATCATTATCCTCAAACACCACCATTTTAGAAGAGTCCAACAGCACATATGTGCAGCCATCTACACCATCCAAGGTGAGGAACATCTCAACTCGGGCTGGATCTGGTGCAGCTGATCCTACTTTTAATATTGATGAGGAAATATTTGAAGATTGTGCGTTACCTACTGACCCACCTATAGATGAGAAACAATTATCTCCAGTTATACGTCTTACCTCCATCACCACCAAGAAAAAACCTGAGCCTCAATTACAAATGACTCAAGCCCAGTTCCTGGCCCAGCTGAGGGTGTCACCTGTTACACAAGAACCAAAACAG gccTCCTCTGATCCAACCAGCTccagtgacaaaaaaaggtttcaaagaAAAGGCATTGTCGCCAAACTCCGAAGTCATTTCAAACTTCACTTGCAAGCAAGAAGAACAGCAACAAATCCAGAACCTAACGGAGAAATGGAGACCCCCACTGTAAACGACAAGAAACTGAGATTGGAGAAAGACAGTCCAAAAAACTCAGGTGATTCCATTTCTATTTGTCCCAGGAGATCTGGACTATGTAGAGCAGGTGTTGGACCCAAGAGGACTGGTAGAGAACCAATTTATGTTAGTTCTAGGAAGTTTAAGGCTACTAGAAAACCCACTCGTGTGAGTCCCAGGAGGTCTAGTACAGGTAGAAATTGTGCAGGCTCCAAAACGGAAAAATCCTCTTTGCGTTCTAGAAGGTCTAGCTCAATTGAAAAAAGTGCTAACTCTAAAATCACCAAGTCCTCTTTGTTGAGACCTAGGAGATCTAGCTTAATTCAAGAAAGTGCTAGCTCTAAAATGACCAAATCCACTTTAGTGAGTCCAAGGAGGTCTAGCTCAAACAAAGAAAGTCCTAGTTCTGAAAAGACAAAATCCAC TTTAGTGAGTCCTAGAAGGTCTAGCTCAATTAAGGAAAAAGCTAGCTCTAAAAAGACAAATTCCACTTTGGTGAGTCCTAGGAGGTCTATCTCAATTAAAGATAAAGCTAGCTCTGAGAAGACAAAATCCACTTCGGTGAGCCCTCGGAGGTCTGGCTCAATCAAAGAAAAAGCTAGCTCTGAGAAGACAAAATCCACTTCAGTGAGCCCTCGGAGGTCTGGCTCACTCAAAGAAAAAGCTAGCTCTGAGAAGACAAAATCCACTTCAGTGAGCCCTCGGAGGTCTGGCTCAATTAAAGATAAAGCTAGCTGTGAGAAGGCAAAATCCTCTTCGGTAAGTCTTAAAAGATCTAGCTCAATTAACGAAAGTTCCAACTCTAAAAGTGCTAGCCCTAAAAAGACTAAATCCACTTCGGTGAGTCCTAGGAGGTCCAGCTCCTCCATAGAAAGTGCTAATTCAAAAAAGACAGTGGTGACTCCTGTGAGTCCTAGGAG GTCTAGGTCAGTTGAGGAAAGTCCTAAAACTACTTCTGTGATCCCTATGAGGTGTGAAATTCCTACTACCCCTAAATTACCTACCAAGGGAACAAATTTCTTCTGCCGTAGGAAGTGTACCCTCACTAAAGATGGTTCTAGCAGTCAACAGGACAAAAGGGAAGCTAATTCTTCCAGTCCTAGCTATAGCATGACTGTAGATGATGCCAGTACCAAAAACAAGACGAGTGATACCAGTTCCCCAAGTGTTGGGTGGCCTAAATCGGCGACAGATGGTTTCAGTCCTGGTAGAACAGGGGACTCCACTCCTCCTAAGAAACCCAGATTAATTCAAGATGGTCCTGGTCCTCAAATGAATTTAAGAGTGGCAAATGCTAAGAAGTTGGCTAAAGCAGCAAAAGCCAAAACAatagcaaaaatgaaaaatgctaGGCAATCGCAATTGCAGAACGTAGCTAAAACAAACCAGTTAGCAGAGAGCAGTGTTTCCTGCGAGACCGTGAGAAAAATTAAAGTTACAGCTGTGTGGACTCCTCCTCTAATGACATCTGTCACGACTACGCCTCCggaaggaaaagagagagagccagGACCCAAGGATCAGCCCATAGTTTCCCCCCCAAGTGTTCCTCGCTTCCCCATGCCTGTCAGAGCAGCACCTTTTGTATCACCGCTACAGCCTTTATCAGTCATTGGTAGGCGTCTGCTCAAGAACCAGTGTGGGGAGTGCGGACGTGTCCTCAGCAGCATTGCCGCCCTGGAAAGCCACGTCAGTCTCCACAAAGGTCATCGGCCGTTCTCATGCACGCTCTGCGGGAAGAACTTCCCCGACTCAAAATGTCTTAAACGGCATGGTCGGGTGCACCGCAACGGCAGGATTCATATCTGTCAAAAGTGCGGGAAGGGCTTTGTCTACAGTTTTGGCCTCACCAAACACCTCCAGATGGTGCACACGAGGATTAAACCTTTCATCTGCCAGGTCTGCAACAAGGGTTTCCTCACAAAACGAGACGTGGAAGCCCACATACGGATACACACCGGAGAGAAACCATTCCATTGCGACCTCTGTGGAAGGACATTCACAAGGAAGGTTGAACTCAATGTGCATTTAAGGTGGCATAATGGAGAGAAGAGGCACTGGTGCCCGTACTGTGGGAAAGGATTTTTAGACTTTAATAACCTGAAAAGACACAAATATATCCACACAGGGGAGAGACCACATGCCTGCCCACACTGCCCCAAGCACTTCACGCAGTCAGGCCATGTGAAaaagcatgttaaaaatgtacataaaatccaATGA
- the LOC116696873 gene encoding serine/arginine repetitive matrix protein 2 isoform X1, whose translation MSADDFQTKYSSVMEGMLKGAIAETTKLFETMVDELKAELSKIKKENEELKTKCSQFENVRNQLTVDTRESEPPPGPSDGSEKRDRAVQCDLAPVRTVLVEQCQPLRHSSLENQEQQCRHEEIEYYSLQDHNYGEPNTQRPFILVKQEVCVKQEHTYDDSPVQSVLVQEKVEPIDNAGSPWASACGAENEGPHIKDVCSIGEIPLRLKDEEDQVALELPSLEMDIEGAQNQSPGLEHSLVISLAAIKDNMEEESQGSQKISETHEEPVPLEKLPSEVAQHQQEIEHLEKEQPSVVPQICQRAKDSTTVNKQSDVSLQRYADVQSTNKQLAQPTPLKKGEAFEELKTGVAVGESSPQPELIVRRKRGRPPKTAGRLNQQVKELCSPPVLLESSSKRSYLSRRCSSAKEKPSESQQLSMGIEEQAVQARSTEVSSVTETRTTVQPRGRCSSVTLQDAMLLVEAMNQSTVENTFSSSQIMAAPPQTQCAPSISTLKTVDEVPAEPQKPPCSHETHEVAGNLPITEVSTTTVDEVPAVSQTPPCPVETHEAAGNLAVTEASTTTQSTIQKLGVAPGTADATLTNKVQAHIKAVILKQKHLIIPSNTTTSSMPSPAAAAHTCMQSYQQHPPHPLITSLAASKPGKAVPRKITAKPKPVSSLMPHKIAKLFPNQLPIVVSTIVGARRRTSLSHSPTAGLPPGTLSLASDPQKTTHPMSSKMLAVVPSQSTATSTDPQSGPLPHSKITIVIPRQMSAVESKKRQSQSTVPTAKQDSAKSSTPVTVSLSQLSPPLSQELSISMDTQNASDKVGTKLDGILNLESPKPVDAGSKTINECTETCSNLNRSVELESTSPFPAQPTAFEKKLTPVVRLTRLPFPLSPKQTVVLSRLLMDGSSKTQSIFERDTTQKKPSSEGKSTQPAEALVLSIDICPIVKETSVPLSANTSEMSEKPNDVQKMASLSSNTTILEESNSTYVQPSTPSKVRNISTRAGSGAADPTFNIDEEIFEDCALPTDPPIDEKQLSPVIRLTSITTKKKPEPQLQMTQAQFLAQLRVSPVTQEPKQASSDPTSSSDKKRFQRKGIVAKLRSHFKLHLQARRTATNPEPNGEMETPTVNDKKLRLEKDSPKNSGDSISICPRRSGLCRAGVGPKRTGREPIYVSSRKFKATRKPTRVSPRRSSTGRNCAGSKTEKSSLRSRRSSSIEKSANSKITKSSLLRPRRSSLIQESASSKMTKSTLVSPRRSSSNKESPSSEKTKSTLVSPRRSSSIKEKASSKKTNSTLVSPRRSISIKDKASSEKTKSTSVSPRRSGSIKEKASSEKTKSTSVSPRRSGSLKEKASSEKTKSTSVSPRRSGSIKDKASCEKAKSSSVSLKRSSSINESSNSKSASPKKTKSTSVSPRRSSSSIESANSKKTVVTPVSPRRSSLIQEHASSKNTKPTSVSPRMSRSVEESPKTTSVIPMRCEIPTTPKLPTKGTNFFCRRKCTLTKDGSSSQQDKREANSSSPSYSMTVDDASTKNKTSDTSSPSVGWPKSATDGFSPGRTGDSTPPKKPRLIQDGPGPQMNLRVANAKKLAKAAKAKTIAKMKNARQSQLQNVAKTNQLAESSVSCETVRKIKVTAVWTPPLMTSVTTTPPEGKEREPGPKDQPIVSPPSVPRFPMPVRAAPFVSPLQPLSVIGRRLLKNQCGECGRVLSSIAALESHVSLHKGHRPFSCTLCGKNFPDSKCLKRHGRVHRNGRIHICQKCGKGFVYSFGLTKHLQMVHTRIKPFICQVCNKGFLTKRDVEAHIRIHTGEKPFHCDLCGRTFTRKVELNVHLRWHNGEKRHWCPYCGKGFLDFNNLKRHKYIHTGERPHACPHCPKHFTQSGHVKKHVKNVHKIQ comes from the exons ACCTGGCTCCTGTCCGCACGGTGCTGGTGGAGCAATGTCAACCATTGAGGCACTCATCATTGGAAAATCAAGAGCAACAATGCCGTCATGAGGAGATAGAGTACTACAGTTTGCAGGACCATAACTATGGGGAGCCGAATACTCAAAGGCCCTTTATTCTTGTTAAACAAGAAGTGTGTGTTAAACAAGAG CACACTTATGATGATTCTCCTGTGCAGTCTGTCCTGGTCCAGGAGAAAGTTGAGCCCATTGATAATGCAG GTTCACCATGGGCCTCAGCTTGTGGAGCTGAGAATGAAGGGCCTCACATTAAGGACGTCTGTTCAATTGGAGAAATACCCTTACGTCTAAAAGATGAAGAGGACCAAGTGGCCCTCGAACTACCCTCTTTGGAAATGGATATCGAAGGAGCCCAGAACCAATCGCCTGGGTTAGAACATTCACTAGTAATCTCACTCGCTGCAATAAAAGACAATATGGAAGAAGAGTCTCAAGGCAGTCAGAAGATATCAGAAACACATGAAGAACCTGTTCCATTGGAAAAACTCCCATCGGAGGTGGCTCAGCATCAACAAGAGATTGAACACCTGGAAAAAGAGCAACCATCAGTGGTCCCCCAAATTTGTCAAAGAGCGAAAGACAGTACAACAGTTAATAAACAGTCTGATGTTTCTCTGCAACGGTATGCAGACGTGCAATCTACCAACAAACAGTTAGCACAACCTACACCACTCAAAAAAGGAGAAGCATTTGAAGAATTAAAAACTGGTGTGGCAGTTGGTGAGTCAAGTCCACAGCCTGAGTTGATAGTACGACGTAAAAGAGGGCGGCCACCAAAGACAGCTGGACGTCTGAATCAGCAAGTGAAAGAACTCTGTTCTCCACCTGTTTTACTAGAATCGTCAAGTAAAAGAAGTTATTTAAGTAGAAGATGTTCCTCTGCAAAGGAAAAACCATCAGAATCTCAGCAACTCTCCATGGGAATTGAAGAACAGGCAGTTCAGGCACGATCCACTGAGGTTTCATCAGTAACTGAAACACGAACCACTGTTCAGCCCAGAGGACGCTGCAGCTCTGTAACTCTTCAGGATGCAATGCTATTAGTTGAAGCCATGAATCAGTCAACGGTAGAAAATACATTCTCCTCTTCACAAATAATGGCAGCCCCACCACAAACCCAGTGTGCCCCCAGTATTAGTACCTTAAAAACTGTGGATGAGGTGCCAGCTGAGCCACAGAAACCGCCATGTTCTCATGAAACTCATGAAGTAGCAGGCAATCTGCCAATAACTGAGGTGTCCACAACAACAGTGGATGAGGTGCCAGCCGTGTCACAAACACCGCCATGTCCTGTTGAAACTCATGAAGCTGCAGGGAATTTGGCCGTAACAGAGGCGTCCACTACGACGCAATCGACAATACAAAAACTTGGTGTTGCTCCTGGTACTGCAGATGCTACTCTAACCAATAAAGTTCAGGCCCACATCAAGGCTGTCATACTAAAACAAAAGCATTtgatcattccatccaatactACTACATCTTCAATGCCCtcaccagctgctgctgctcataCATGCATGCAGTCATATCAGCAGCACCCTCCCCACCCTCTGATAACATCGCTAGCAGCCAGCAAACCGGGTAAGGCCGTACCTCGTAAAATAACTGCCAAGCCAAAACCAGTATCCTCATTAATGCCTCATAAAATAGCAAAACTGTTTCCAAACCAACTTCCTATTGTTGTGTCAACCATTGTTGGTGCCCGGAGAAGAACTTCACTTTCACACTCTCCAACTGCAGGTCTGCCTCCTGGAACACTTTCCCTAGCTTCTGATCCTCAGAAAACAACACACCCAATGTCCAGTAAAATGCTTGCTGTTGTCCCTTCACAGTCGACCGCCACCTCTACAGACCCACAGTCAGGACCTCTACCACACTCGAAAATAACAATTGTAATTCCGAGACAGATGTCAGCTGTGGAGTCAAAGAAACGCCAGTCACAGAGCACTGTTCCGACAGCCAAGCAGGACTCAGCCAAATCATCTACTCCTGTTACAGTGTCATTGTCGCAGTTGTCACCTCCTTTATCACAGGAGTTGAGCATTTCTATGGACACACAAAACGCTTCAGATAAAGTGGGCACAAAACTGGACGGAATACTCAACTTAGAATCTCCCAAACCAGTTGACGCTGGTTCTAAAACCATAAATGAATGCACAGAAACCTGTTCTAATTTAAACAGGTCAGTAGAGCTAGAGTCAACCTCACCGTTTCCTGCGCAACCCACAGCTTTTGAGAAAAAACTTACTCCCGTGGTCAGATTAACCAGGCTCCCATTTCCATTATCACCCAAACAGACAGTTGTATTGTCAAGACTGCTTATGGATGGGTCTTCTAAAACTCAAAGCATTTTCGAAAGAGATACCACACAAAAGAAACCATCATCTGAGGGCAAATCAACACAGCCAGCAGAGGCACTTGTGTTATCCATTGATATTTGTCCCATTGTAAAAGAAACGTCCGTTCCTCTGTCTGCAAACACCTCTGAGATGTCAGAGAAGCCAAATGATGTACAAAAGATGGCATCATTATCCTCAAACACCACCATTTTAGAAGAGTCCAACAGCACATATGTGCAGCCATCTACACCATCCAAGGTGAGGAACATCTCAACTCGGGCTGGATCTGGTGCAGCTGATCCTACTTTTAATATTGATGAGGAAATATTTGAAGATTGTGCGTTACCTACTGACCCACCTATAGATGAGAAACAATTATCTCCAGTTATACGTCTTACCTCCATCACCACCAAGAAAAAACCTGAGCCTCAATTACAAATGACTCAAGCCCAGTTCCTGGCCCAGCTGAGGGTGTCACCTGTTACACAAGAACCAAAACAG gccTCCTCTGATCCAACCAGCTccagtgacaaaaaaaggtttcaaagaAAAGGCATTGTCGCCAAACTCCGAAGTCATTTCAAACTTCACTTGCAAGCAAGAAGAACAGCAACAAATCCAGAACCTAACGGAGAAATGGAGACCCCCACTGTAAACGACAAGAAACTGAGATTGGAGAAAGACAGTCCAAAAAACTCAGGTGATTCCATTTCTATTTGTCCCAGGAGATCTGGACTATGTAGAGCAGGTGTTGGACCCAAGAGGACTGGTAGAGAACCAATTTATGTTAGTTCTAGGAAGTTTAAGGCTACTAGAAAACCCACTCGTGTGAGTCCCAGGAGGTCTAGTACAGGTAGAAATTGTGCAGGCTCCAAAACGGAAAAATCCTCTTTGCGTTCTAGAAGGTCTAGCTCAATTGAAAAAAGTGCTAACTCTAAAATCACCAAGTCCTCTTTGTTGAGACCTAGGAGATCTAGCTTAATTCAAGAAAGTGCTAGCTCTAAAATGACCAAATCCACTTTAGTGAGTCCAAGGAGGTCTAGCTCAAACAAAGAAAGTCCTAGTTCTGAAAAGACAAAATCCAC TTTAGTGAGTCCTAGAAGGTCTAGCTCAATTAAGGAAAAAGCTAGCTCTAAAAAGACAAATTCCACTTTGGTGAGTCCTAGGAGGTCTATCTCAATTAAAGATAAAGCTAGCTCTGAGAAGACAAAATCCACTTCGGTGAGCCCTCGGAGGTCTGGCTCAATCAAAGAAAAAGCTAGCTCTGAGAAGACAAAATCCACTTCAGTGAGCCCTCGGAGGTCTGGCTCACTCAAAGAAAAAGCTAGCTCTGAGAAGACAAAATCCACTTCAGTGAGCCCTCGGAGGTCTGGCTCAATTAAAGATAAAGCTAGCTGTGAGAAGGCAAAATCCTCTTCGGTAAGTCTTAAAAGATCTAGCTCAATTAACGAAAGTTCCAACTCTAAAAGTGCTAGCCCTAAAAAGACTAAATCCACTTCGGTGAGTCCTAGGAGGTCCAGCTCCTCCATAGAAAGTGCTAATTCAAAAAAGACAGTGGTGACTCCTGTGAGTCCTAGGAGGTCAAGCTTAATTCAAGAACATGCTAGCTCTAAAAACACCAAACCCACTTCAGTGAGTCCTAGGATGTCTAGGTCAGTTGAGGAAAGTCCTAAAACTACTTCTGTGATCCCTATGAGGTGTGAAATTCCTACTACCCCTAAATTACCTACCAAGGGAACAAATTTCTTCTGCCGTAGGAAGTGTACCCTCACTAAAGATGGTTCTAGCAGTCAACAGGACAAAAGGGAAGCTAATTCTTCCAGTCCTAGCTATAGCATGACTGTAGATGATGCCAGTACCAAAAACAAGACGAGTGATACCAGTTCCCCAAGTGTTGGGTGGCCTAAATCGGCGACAGATGGTTTCAGTCCTGGTAGAACAGGGGACTCCACTCCTCCTAAGAAACCCAGATTAATTCAAGATGGTCCTGGTCCTCAAATGAATTTAAGAGTGGCAAATGCTAAGAAGTTGGCTAAAGCAGCAAAAGCCAAAACAatagcaaaaatgaaaaatgctaGGCAATCGCAATTGCAGAACGTAGCTAAAACAAACCAGTTAGCAGAGAGCAGTGTTTCCTGCGAGACCGTGAGAAAAATTAAAGTTACAGCTGTGTGGACTCCTCCTCTAATGACATCTGTCACGACTACGCCTCCggaaggaaaagagagagagccagGACCCAAGGATCAGCCCATAGTTTCCCCCCCAAGTGTTCCTCGCTTCCCCATGCCTGTCAGAGCAGCACCTTTTGTATCACCGCTACAGCCTTTATCAGTCATTGGTAGGCGTCTGCTCAAGAACCAGTGTGGGGAGTGCGGACGTGTCCTCAGCAGCATTGCCGCCCTGGAAAGCCACGTCAGTCTCCACAAAGGTCATCGGCCGTTCTCATGCACGCTCTGCGGGAAGAACTTCCCCGACTCAAAATGTCTTAAACGGCATGGTCGGGTGCACCGCAACGGCAGGATTCATATCTGTCAAAAGTGCGGGAAGGGCTTTGTCTACAGTTTTGGCCTCACCAAACACCTCCAGATGGTGCACACGAGGATTAAACCTTTCATCTGCCAGGTCTGCAACAAGGGTTTCCTCACAAAACGAGACGTGGAAGCCCACATACGGATACACACCGGAGAGAAACCATTCCATTGCGACCTCTGTGGAAGGACATTCACAAGGAAGGTTGAACTCAATGTGCATTTAAGGTGGCATAATGGAGAGAAGAGGCACTGGTGCCCGTACTGTGGGAAAGGATTTTTAGACTTTAATAACCTGAAAAGACACAAATATATCCACACAGGGGAGAGACCACATGCCTGCCCACACTGCCCCAAGCACTTCACGCAGTCAGGCCATGTGAAaaagcatgttaaaaatgtacataaaatccaATGA